A genome region from Salvia splendens isolate huo1 chromosome 19, SspV2, whole genome shotgun sequence includes the following:
- the LOC121780310 gene encoding protein MITOFERRINLIKE 1, chloroplastic-like gives METSTGNALILLSPNPHTLTDFNSSFNHLNTLISSSPTYSHTTPNPTAAARKVFAKMPKPKLTFSSTTLSSQDLSQNPQKRNWFKPAARGSPAAQTLFKNLSTLERAVIGAAAGGIAGAFTYVCLHPLDTVKTRLQTKGASEIYKGAFDVIVKTFQSKGILGFYSGVSAVIVGSTFSSAVYFGTCEFGKSFLSRIGSYPPLLTPPTAGAMGNIVSSAIMVPKELITQRMQAGAKGRSWEVLLRILEKDGILGLYAGYSATLLRNLPAGVLSYSSFEYLKAAVLRETKQANLEPYQSVGCGALAGAISASLTTPLDVVKTRLMTQGHGEAVNKVSAAMYSGVRDTVKQILKEEGWVGFTRGMGPRVFYSACFSAIGYFAFETARLTILNEYLRRKELEVAAVPADAVADQSG, from the coding sequence ATGGAAACTTCGACCGGCAATGCTCTCATCCTTCTCTCCCCAAATCCACACACTCTCACCGATTTCAATTCATCATTTAACCATCTCAACACTCTCATTTCCTCCTCACCTACCTACTCGCACACCACTCCCAATCCAACCGCAGCCGCACGCAAGGTGTTTGCTAAAATGCCCAAACCAAAATTGACCTTCTCATCCACCACACTTTCCAGCCAGGACCTCTCTCAAAACCCACAAAAACGTAATTGGTTCAAGCCGGCTGCTAGAGGATCGCCGGCGGCCCAAACCCTGTTTAAGAATCTCTCCACTCTTGAGCGGGCGGTCATCGGCGCGGCTGCTGGTGGGATCGCTGGTGCATTCACTTATGTTTGTCTGCATCCCCTCGATACGGTCAAAACCAGGCTGCAGACAAAGGGGGCATCCGAAATTTACAAAGGTGCATTCGATGTGATTGTCAAGACTTTCCAGAGTAAGGGGATTTTAGGATTCTACAGTGGCGTTTCGGCGGTTATTGTTGGCTCGACGTTCTCCTCTGCAGTTTATTTCGGAACTTGTGAATTTGGGAAGTCGTTTTTGTCGAGAATTGGGAGCTATCCGCCTCTGTTGACCCCCCCAACAGCTGGCGCAATGGGGAACATCGTGTCGTCTGCGATCATGGTGCCGAAGGAATTGATCACGCAGAGGATGCAGGCGGGCGCCAAGGGGCGATCGTGGGAGGTTTTGTTGAGGATTTTGGAGAAAGATGGAATCTTGGGGCTGTATGCTGGATATAGTGCCACATTGCTTAGAAATCTGCCTGCTGGTGTTCTGAGTTATTCCTCGTTTGAGTATCTGAAAGCTGCGGTCTTGAGGGAGACAAAGCAGGCGAATTTGGAGCCGTATCAGAGTGTTGGCTGTGGGGCTTTGGCCGGGGCAATATCCGCCTCTTTGACAACTCCTTTGGATGTAGTGAAGACTAGGTTGATGACACAGGGCCACGGGGAGGCTGTGAACAAGGTTTCTGCTGCCATGTATTCGGGAGTGAGGGATACAGTCAAGCAGATACTTAAGGAAGAGGGGTGGGTTGGATTCACTCGTGGGATGGGGCCTCGAGTTTTCTATAGTGCTTGCTTTTCTGCTATAGGGTACTTTGCGTTTGAGACAGCTCGGCTTACAATTTTGAATGAGTATTTAAGGAGAAAGGAGCTTGAAGTTGCTGCCGTCCCTGCTGATGCAGTAGCTGATCAAAGTGGCTGA
- the LOC121778264 gene encoding L-type lectin-domain containing receptor kinase S.6-like, giving the protein MPPSSLNLLRALSLFLLLTPSISTAHNVTFFEDAFWSNPHLDSFSLTKHKDCTAPPPPSPPFGVGRAFFSKQVRFLDRSINATASFSCRFSFTSSTSPPSCPSGDALAFLIASSTADFIPQDSYLAVEFNSNTSRVAIAVDNTTPASSAAAGIDLHGGREVTSWIEYRHSDTTIRVWISHSNRIRPRHPILSSKIDLSTRFKDLMSVGFTAANVRGSSAYTVERWRFKTFLGIVPPTIAMDGLKTGDCSVCSQIDTTIEFGSFQRHRMRKEILILIVVLTTFAALTVMFGAAVVACVCAVRRHGCKWAQKQRRAYRFHEGRTVPMMLSLSEIRSATNGFSHDRIIGEGGSAVVYVGKIPHCGTVAIKRFNHESHYNESSFSRVPFNTEFATMAGCLRHKNLVQMQGWCCEMNELVLVYEYMANGSLDKILHGRTPCSRLLTWEKRRNIVLGVASALIYLHEECDSQIIHRDVKTCNILLDVELNPKLGDFGLAEVFRQSLRGLEGGRDGAMGYLAPEYAFSGIPTVKTDVYSFGVVVLEVASGRRPVDKGGCLLSEQVWGMWERGGLVEAADPKLVGRFSRGEMERMLVVGLACVHPNGEMRPRMREAARMLRGEAPLPALPTKRPVVMIQSVVPQIAEEMVLSCDDTDTQWSTPRTHFSKNQYHPDFSA; this is encoded by the coding sequence ATGCCGCCGTCTTCTCTCAATCTCCTCCGCGCCCTctccctcttcctcctcctcaccCCATCCATCTCCACCGCCCACAACGTCACCTTCTTCGAAGACGCATTCTGGAGCAACCCCCACCTGGACTCCTTCTCCCTCACTAAACACAAGGACTGCACCGCCCCCCCTCCGCCCTCCCCCCCCTTCGGCGTCGGCCGAGCATTCTTCTCCAAGCAAGTCCGCTTCCTCGACCGCTCCATCAACGCCACCGCCTCCTTCTCCTGCCGCTTCTccttcacctcctccacctcccCCCCCTCCTGCCCCTCCGGCGACGCCCTCGCCTTCCTCAtcgcctcctccaccgccgaCTTCATCCCCCAAGACTCCTACCTCGCCGTCGAATTCAACTCCAACACTAGCCGCGTCGCCATCGCCGTCGACAACACCACCcccgcctcctccgccgccgccggaaTCGACCTCCACGGCGGCCGGGAGGTCACCTCATGGATTGAATACCGCCACTCCGACACCACGATCCGCGTCTGGATCAGCCACTCCAACCGAATCAGGCCCCGCCACCCAATCCTCTCATCCAAGATCGATCTCTCCACCCGGTTTAAGGACCTCATGAGCGTCGGCTTCACCGCTGCAAACGTCAGGGGCTCCTCCGCCTACACCGTGGAGCGGTGGCGATTCAAGACCTTTCTTGGAATCGTCCCTCCCACAATTGCCATGGACGGCCTCAAAACAGGGGATTGCTCTGTTTGCTCCCAAATTGACACCACCATCGAATTCGGCTCATTTCAGCGTCATCGAATGCGGAAAGAGATTCTCATCTTAATCGTAGTTCTCACCACCTTCGCCGCGCTCACTGTCATGTTTGGAGCAGCTGTAGTCGCCTGCGTCTGCGCTGTCAGGCGCCACGGGTGCAAGTGGGCGCAGAAACAGAGGCGGGCTTATCGTTTCCACGAGGGGAGGACCGTGCCGATGATGCTATCCCTGAGTGAGATCAGATCCGCCACCAATGGATTCAGCCATGATAGGATCATAGGGGAAGGAGGCTCGGCTGTGGTGTATGTCGGAAAAATCCCGCATTGCGGGACCGTGGCGATCAAGCGTTTCAACCACGAGAGCCACTACAATGAGTCATCGTTCTCCCGTGTCCCTTTCAACACCGAGTTTGCCACAATGGCGGGGTGCTTGAGGCACAAGAATCTCGTGCAGATGCAGGGGTGGTGCTGTGAGATGAATGAGCTTGTCCTTGTGTATGAATACATGGCTAATGGCAGCCTTGACAAGATCCTCCACGGGCGAACGCCATGCTCGAGGCTCCTCACGTGGGAGAAGAGGCGCAACATCGTCCTTGGCGTCGCATCTGCGTTGATCTACCTTCACGAGGAGTGTGACAGCCAGATCATCCACAGAGACGTCAAGACTTGCAACATATTGCTTGATGTAGAGCTGAATCCGAAGCTCGGTGATTTCGGGCTGGCTGAGGTTTTCAGGCAGAGTTTGAGGGGTTTGGAAGGGGGGAGGGATGGGGCAATGGGGTACCTAGCGCCCGAGTATGCCTTCTCAGGCATCCCCACGGTGAAGACGGATGTCTACAGCTTCGGGGTGGTGGTGCTGGAGGTGGCCTCAGGGAGGCGCCCGGTCGATAAAGGGGGGTGTCTCCTGAGTGAGCAAGTGTGGGGGATGTGGGAGAGAGGGGGGTTGGTCGAGGCAGCTGATCCGAAGCTCGTGGGGAGGTTTAGCCGCGGGGAGATGGAGAGGATGCTCGTGGTGGGGTTGGCTTGCGTGCACCCTAACGGAGAGATGAGGCCGAGGATGAGGGAGGCTGCGCGGATGCTGAGAGGGGAGGCGCCGCTCCCGGCCTTGCCTACGAAGAGGCCTGTTGTGATGATTCAGTCAGTTGTGCCTCAGATAGCTGAGGAAATGGTGTTGAGTTGTGATGATACAGATACACAATGGTCTACTCCTAGAACACATTTTAGCAAGAACCAATACCACCCTGATTTTAGTGCTTGA